The Corynebacterium halotolerans YIM 70093 = DSM 44683 region CGACATCCTCGACCAGGTCTACGAGAACAACGGGGCCGCCGCCGGGACCGAGGGCGGGAAACTGGCCGGCGACGCCGCCGTGGTGGATCGCCCGGACACCGCGAACATGCCGGCCGAGCAGGTCCAGAAGCTCATCGACGACCTCACCGCCCAGATGGGGGCAGCCGCCCGGGAGCTCAAGTTCGAGCTCGCCGGCCGACTCCGTGACGAGATCGCGGACCTGAAGAAGGAGTTGCGTGGTATCAAGGACGTTGGAATGTAGCACGCCTGTTCAGGCGAGAAAGGACTCTGTACATCATGGTCAGGTATTCTGCGGTCGCCGTCGGCACGGACGGTTCCGATTCCTCTCTGCAGGCGGTGCGCACCGCCGCCAGCCTCGCCCACGTCTATGAGGCCAAGCTGGTGATCATCTGCGCCTGGTACAGCAACACCGGCTCGCTGCTGAACACGCCCAGCAGCGAGACCTCCGTCCTGCCGGTGGTCAGCGAGGATCTCGCCGACGAGTACCTCGCCGAGGCCCGCAGC contains the following coding sequences:
- a CDS encoding universal stress protein yields the protein MVRYSAVAVGTDGSDSSLQAVRTAASLAHVYEAKLVIICAWYSNTGSLLNTPSSETSVLPVVSEDLADEYLAEARSVAESEGATLIESRKVPGAPANVLTTVVDDADIDLLVVGNKGINSLTGRLFGNIPTDVARRSTVDVMIVNTDDPRS